The Vallitalea okinawensis genome contains the following window.
GACGCATAACAAAGTCATGAGCCTTTACTGCCTTAGCAGCTGCTATTATCTCCTCATCTGTTGCTCCGATCTTACCGTAAGCAATGTTATCTTTAATACTACCCGAAAATAGGAAAGTATCTTGTGTCATAATACCCATTTGACTTCTTAGAGACTCTATCGTTACATCTTTTACATCAATACCATCTACCTTAACATGACCTGATGTAGAATCATAGAATCGGCTAACTAAATTGACTATGGTGGTTTTCCCAGCTCCAGTCGGTCCAACAAGTGCTATGGTCTCACCTGTTTGAATGTCCAAGTTGATATCATGTAAAACAGGAACATCTTTATCATATTCAAAGCTTACATGATCAAACTTTATATTTCCCTTCACATCAGGCATATTTTTAGCATCTGATTCATCAATGATATCTGGCTCTACATCTAGTATTTCAAAGATACGCTCTGCACCAGCCATGTTCGTAATCAAAGTATTATAAAAATTACTAATCTGCATAACTGGATGCCAAAACATAGAGATGTAAGCTGTGAACACCACAAGGGTTCCAATAGAGATGTCACCACCTGTTTGCAAAGTATGAACACCATAAGCAAACACAATTACCGTACCAGCTCCCCATGATAATTCTACCATGGGCCAAAATAAATTACCTAATAAAATAGCTTTTACAAAAGATAACTTATGCTCTCTAAGCAGCTTAACAAAGTTACCAAGGGTCCGTTCTTCAGCCGTAAAACTTTGAACAACTCTAATCCCTGAAAAATTCTCATGGGTATAAGCATTTAAGTTGGAGTTTTTTTGTCGAAACTCTTGCCACAACTTATGACCATATACCTCAACTATAATCATACCTATTATCAATAGTGGTAGCATGACTAATGATATAAGTGTTAATTTAGGTTCCATAACAAACATAATGATTAGTGCAGCAAACATCTTGATGAAGTTAGGAATTAATTGTGTAACACTGTTTACAAATAAATCTTTTAATGAGTTAACATCTCCAATAATACGTGCAAGTATTTTACCCGCTGGACGACTGTCAAAAAAACTAAAGGATAATTTCTGAATATGGGTATACAAGTCTTGACGTATCGTCATCAATATTTTGTTACTGGCAGTTAACATAATAGATATTCTGTTTTTGTAACAGAACATGGATATTATGTTTGCTCCGATTACCATTATTCCTACGATAACCAATAATTTCAGGTCATTATCTGGTATAAAATAATCTAGCCCAAGTTTCATGAAGTAGGGGTTGAGTAAGTCTACCCCTACAATCAATGTTGTTAGTAATAATGTCTGAATGATCTCCTTTTTATAAGGTTTCATATATGTGAATAGACGTCTAATTAATTTTTTCTTAGAATAGCTAACTATGTTCTCATCTTGCTTTACCATGTTCTTAGCCATGGTCATCACCCCCGATCATGAAATAGCACTACTTTTCTTCTTTATAAGCATCTTTCTTTAATAGTTGACTGCTATTGCGACGGCTAAGGATAGACTCACCCATTGATAATCGACTAAAGGCTTTGTCTTCCATTAAATCACTTCTAATAAATGCATTATAATATAATAAAGTTTCAAATTGTTGCATACTAATTCCTCCTCTTATCTACGCCTTTTTCTTTTTCTTTTTATTTGTTCTGAATATAGAACTCGATTCATTAATGACTCTCCCATGGAAAACCTATTATAAAGTATCTCGTCAGCAGAGCGGTTAATCATATATGTTCCTAAAGTATATAAATTTATATTCCAATCGTTCATGTTAATTCCTCCAAATTTTCTTTAACTGTTTCAATAACATCATATACAATGTTATTATTAATCAATTAATCCTTCATATTGTTGTTGATAGATTTCATGGTATCTACCTTTTTTATTGAGTAATCCAAAATGTGTGCCTCTTTCAACGATTTCACCATCATCAATGACTATGATCTCATCTGCATCCTTAACAGCCGAAATACGATGGGCAATAATAAACTTTGTTACATCTTTTTCGCCTCGTATAGCATCTTGAATACTTCCCTCTGTTTCCATATCTAAGGCTGATGTGGCATCATCAAAGATAACCACCTTTGGTTTAGCCGCTAAGGCTCTAGCTATGGAAATCCTTTGTTTCTGTCCACCTGACAAACCAATACCACGTTCACCAATAACTGTTTCATATTTATCATTCATCTTATCTACAAAGGAATGTACATCTGCTTTTTTAGCAGCTGCAATCAAATCCTCATTAGATATTTCAGAATTTCCAAACCTAATGTTCTCTTCAATGGTTTCAGAGAACAGAAAGGTGTCTTGCATGACAACGGATACTTGCTTACGTAAACTGTCTAATGTCGCATCCTTAATATTGATTCCATCCATGGTAATCTTACCTTCTGTTGCATCGTAGTAACGAGTAAGTAAATTGATAATGGATGTTTTTCCGCATCCTGTTGCTCCCATTATAGCAATTGTTTCACCAGGCTTTGCATATATGTTAATGTTCTTTAATACGTAATTCTCTTCACCATAAGTAAAACTTACATTTTCAAATTTTACTTCGCCTGTACATTCTTCTAAACTAATAGCATCTTCTTTCTCTATGATCTCCGATGTGGCATTGAATATTTTATCTAGTTTCTTCATAGATGCACGACATTCAGCCACCATTCCCGCTAACCAACCCAGCATACGCATTGGCCATATGATCATATTGATATAACCACTAAAAGCAATTAAAACACCAATACTAATATCTCCACCTACTACAACAATACCACCTATTAGAGTTACCAAAATAATTAACATATTTGTTAGGAACTCCATCTTAGGAAAATAGTAAGCTATCGTATTAGCATGCTCATTATTGAGTTTGTAATATGTTTTATTATGGGATAAAAATTTATTTATTTCATAGCGTTCTCTTGCGAATGCTTTAACTAATCTCACTCCAGATATATTCTCTTGAGCAATGGTGTTAAGCTGTGCTGTTTCATCACTGATTTTACCGTATACCTCACCGATCTTTTTTTCAAATTTCATAGCTAGCATACCGATAAAAGGTACAATGGCTAAACATGCTAAGGCTAGTTGCCAGTTTAGGATCAACATAAAAGTTGAAGCCATTATAAAATACAGGGATTGATCAATGATTAACATCGCTCCGAAACTAAAGGTTCTAAAGATATTATCCGCATCCTCTTTTATCCTTGACATGATTTCGCCTGTGTTCATACCATCAAAGTAGCTAAAGGATAAGGACTGTAAGTGTTTAAATAAATCTTTTCTTAAATCAAATGTTACAGTTACACCTACATAATCAAATAGAATCTCTCTCAAGTAGCCTAAGATAATCCGCGCAAGTATAATCCCGACTAATAATAATACTAAATCTTTAAATAACCCATATTGTTCTCCTCTAATAACCTCATCAACAATTCTTTGTGTAATGAGTGGGTTGAACATATCTAGAAACGTTGCTGTGACCAAAAATAAAATTGCCAATAAATATATATACCAATACTTCAAAGCGTATTTAAAAACTCTAATCACTGTTATTCCCCCTCTGCTTCATTCTTCTCGTCATCAATAACTCATTTTCTCAAAACTTAATCACTTTTCTCATTTTTTTGTTAGTCATACCACTGTCCCCCTTCATATATAGAATATTAATAATCTTTTTAATTTTCTTTCTTTCTCAGAAGGTAACAAAAAAGCGAGGCTATAATAACCTCGCTTTCATACACGTTTTTCATTATTTAGCATAAAATAACTCAAAATGAGGTCAAAAAAGCCGTGGGAATAACCCACGGCATACCTCTCTTGCTAAAGTAACACATAAAAACGCCTATTGAATACGTCCTTCTGAGGCAGGGCTATTAGAAAAATAAAGATTATTAACTTGTAATTGTGAACCATCAAATTTGTTATTAAAATCGGATGTGTTGTAGCCTCTCAATTTGATTGTTACGTTATTCATAACTCTACCTCCTTTTCTATAAAAATTATTAATTATTTACAATTAATTTCCTTTAAAAGCTTAACGCTTATTGAAGGATTTGTCAATACTTTTTTTCCATTTTTTTATTTCAATTATATTACAACCCAAACTTAATACAGCAATTATTCAATTGTTATCTACATGATAACTTGGTATATTCCTCAAAAACTTCTCCTGTTTCGAGAATAATCATACCAGTTTTTTCATCAGGCAAATCACTATTTGGAGCGTTCACTAACCAAGTCTGAGGTTCAGGACATATGAAACTTCCTTCTTTACCACAATTCCATAGCATCCAATGCTTAAATTTCTCACCTGCTTCATAAATAATTTGATTCCCCGTAGCATAATTCTCTAAAATTGCTCCATGGAAACTTCCATCTTCCATATATAACGCATCTACAGTATAATGGTCATCCAGTTCTTTAAACATAGGACTTTGACCACTATTTCTCATAAGTTTTTCGTCTTCATTAAGTTCAATATATCTCCCTGTAGGTAGTGCTCTATCATTAAGTTCGATTCTCTCTCCTACAGACATCACTAACTTAACATCTTTAGCTGAATAACCTTCAACAAAATTAAGATTAATTGCTGTATGGTATCCAACGCCCACAGGCATTGCTTTGTTATCGTTATTTTCTATCTTAACAATCTGTTTGAGTCCTTCACTTGATAATATATGTATTAGTCGACAAGTAAATTTATGAGGAAAATATTGATAAAAGCTTGTACTTTCATCAGCAATAAAAACCAATGATACGTATACCTGATCTTTTTCTTCACTTATCTTAATCTCATCTATCTCAAAGGGCCGATCTGCAAGAAAACCGTGCAAGCTATTATTGTGATTGGGTTCATTGATTTCAAATTGATACCGCATATTTCTAACCTCAAATGTTCCTGCATCAATTCGGTTAGGTGGAAACAACAAAGGAGTTCCGTATACGCCAGGGGCTGCCTTAAAATCTTCAATATCTTCTATCTGTCTTAAAATCGAAATATTCTTGTCCACACTTTTCAAGGCAATAGCATTAGCACCCACACTTGGTATGATTTTCGCCTGATACCCCCCTGCTTCTAGAACAATAAGTTCTTCTACTCCCCACATTTCTCTATATACTTTTCCCATCTATATTAGCCTCCTTAGAAATTTGACTTATTTACCGAAACATAAATTCTTTATCTATCATAGCACAAGTGGGTTAGAAAATAAACACAGGGGTTTTATCACCCCTGCTCAGTAAACCCCCATTATCAATAATAGGGGTAATAATCATTATAGTAATTACCATCATAGTATCCTTCATAGTAATCATCATAATAACCACTTTGGTAAGGTCTTCTTCTTCGACGATATCTTCTTCGACGATTACCGAAGATCTCCCCGAGCAAAATAGTTGTTATCAGATCACGATAAATACTTCCATAATAGCGTCTTGGCATTGCCCTATCCATTGTTATTTCTTGGGCATTCAGCATATGGTCTTCTTTCATCTGGTCATAGATTTTTTCAACAATTCTAATGAGAGTCTCTTTATCTGGTAGTTCATCGTACATAGCACTTCCATTATGCTCCATCTTATCACACATCTCTTTGACGTACTTATAGATCTTCTTACAGAGTATTGGATATAATTGAAGCATATATGCCATATCCATTTCATCTAAACCGTCCACATCCTCTTCTGGCATTTGGACTTTAGGCTTAGACTCTTCCTTCTGCATTTGCTCATGTCCAGCACGCCACATCATAGGATAATAAGGTATAAATGGATAAAATCTAGG
Protein-coding sequences here:
- a CDS encoding ABC transporter ATP-binding protein, which codes for MAKNMVKQDENIVSYSKKKLIRRLFTYMKPYKKEIIQTLLLTTLIVGVDLLNPYFMKLGLDYFIPDNDLKLLVIVGIMVIGANIISMFCYKNRISIMLTASNKILMTIRQDLYTHIQKLSFSFFDSRPAGKILARIIGDVNSLKDLFVNSVTQLIPNFIKMFAALIIMFVMEPKLTLISLVMLPLLIIGMIIVEVYGHKLWQEFRQKNSNLNAYTHENFSGIRVVQSFTAEERTLGNFVKLLREHKLSFVKAILLGNLFWPMVELSWGAGTVIVFAYGVHTLQTGGDISIGTLVVFTAYISMFWHPVMQISNFYNTLITNMAGAERIFEILDVEPDIIDESDAKNMPDVKGNIKFDHVSFEYDKDVPVLHDINLDIQTGETIALVGPTGAGKTTIVNLVSRFYDSTSGHVKVDGIDVKDVTIESLRSQMGIMTQDTFLFSGSIKDNIAYGKIGATDEEIIAAAKAVKAHDFVMRLEKGYDTDVNERGSRLSVGQRQLIAFARTMLSNPKILILDEATSSIDTQTEKLVQQGIQSLLSGRTSFVIAHRLSTIEKADRILVIDEGVIKEEGSHKQLLNRKGIYYNLFMAQVKSISA
- a CDS encoding aldose 1-epimerase, with product MGKVYREMWGVEELIVLEAGGYQAKIIPSVGANAIALKSVDKNISILRQIEDIEDFKAAPGVYGTPLLFPPNRIDAGTFEVRNMRYQFEINEPNHNNSLHGFLADRPFEIDEIKISEEKDQVYVSLVFIADESTSFYQYFPHKFTCRLIHILSSEGLKQIVKIENNDNKAMPVGVGYHTAINLNFVEGYSAKDVKLVMSVGERIELNDRALPTGRYIELNEDEKLMRNSGQSPMFKELDDHYTVDALYMEDGSFHGAILENYATGNQIIYEAGEKFKHWMLWNCGKEGSFICPEPQTWLVNAPNSDLPDEKTGMIILETGEVFEEYTKLSCR
- a CDS encoding ABC transporter ATP-binding protein, translating into MIRVFKYALKYWYIYLLAILFLVTATFLDMFNPLITQRIVDEVIRGEQYGLFKDLVLLLVGIILARIILGYLREILFDYVGVTVTFDLRKDLFKHLQSLSFSYFDGMNTGEIMSRIKEDADNIFRTFSFGAMLIIDQSLYFIMASTFMLILNWQLALACLAIVPFIGMLAMKFEKKIGEVYGKISDETAQLNTIAQENISGVRLVKAFARERYEINKFLSHNKTYYKLNNEHANTIAYYFPKMEFLTNMLIILVTLIGGIVVVGGDISIGVLIAFSGYINMIIWPMRMLGWLAGMVAECRASMKKLDKIFNATSEIIEKEDAISLEECTGEVKFENVSFTYGEENYVLKNINIYAKPGETIAIMGATGCGKTSIINLLTRYYDATEGKITMDGINIKDATLDSLRKQVSVVMQDTFLFSETIEENIRFGNSEISNEDLIAAAKKADVHSFVDKMNDKYETVIGERGIGLSGGQKQRISIARALAAKPKVVIFDDATSALDMETEGSIQDAIRGEKDVTKFIIAHRISAVKDADEIIVIDDGEIVERGTHFGLLNKKGRYHEIYQQQYEGLID